From a single Oreochromis niloticus isolate F11D_XX linkage group LG4, O_niloticus_UMD_NMBU, whole genome shotgun sequence genomic region:
- the elfn1a gene encoding protein ELFN1 — protein sequence MTLKEAPMACSLGMVMSALFWSVAIVYLTHIGRVSGDCWLIEGEKGFVWLAICSQNQPPYEAIPQHINSTIVDLRLNENKIKSIHYSALSRFANLTYLNLTKNEISYIEDGAFSAQFNLQVLQMGFNKLRNLTEGILRGLGKLQYLYLQANLIETVTPNAFWECPNLENIDLSMNRIQQLDGSTFASLTKLTTCELYTNPFNCSCELLGFVKWLSVFPNRTNERMVCDSPPGVSGYSLLSQIPNNPNYRNALYMLTKVCTDEYVTPFITVPIESTTLPPDSTLCGMEDCPSGTEPEDTTISTPENDVQGTPLMTVKQVTHTGAIITVQIPHPYKKMYILVLYNNSFFTDIQNLKDIKEDIELKNLKPHTNYTYCVASIRNSLRHNHTCLTVSTDPQNGKDVTVKKPSATHYIMTILGCLFSMVIFLGVVYYCLRRKRQQDEKHKKAGSLKKNIMELKYGQELEGGTISRMSQKQLLAGESMARMPYLPSASEMEQYKFQEISDTPKMMKGNYMEVRSVDHHDRRECDMGMAGNSQGSVAEISTIAKEVDKVNQIINNCIDALKSESTSFQGVKSGAVSTAEPQLVLISEHPQNKSGLLSPVYKDSYHHSLQRHRSSDVSPKRPSTATGGPMRSPRPYRSESKYIEKTSPTGETILTVTPAAAILRAEAEKIRQYSAHRHSYPDAQIEELEGPDSHKSSMLEPLTHSRSRDLAYSQMSSQYHNLSYSSSPEYYCKPSHSIWERFKLHRKRHKDEEYMAAGHALRKKVQFAKDEDLHDILDYWKGVSSQHKS from the coding sequence ATGACTCTCAAAGAAGCACCAATGGCCTGCAGCTTAGGCATGGTGATGAGTGCCTTGTTTTGGTCTGTAGCCATTGTATATTTGACTCATATTGGCAGAGTCAGTGGAGACTGCTGGTTAATTGAGGGTGAAAAGGGCTTTGTATGGCTCGCAATTTGTAGTCAAAACCAGCCACCTTATGAGGCCATCCCACAGCATATCAACAGCACCATTGTGGACCTTCgtctgaatgaaaacaaaatcaaaagtaTCCACTATTCTGCCCTTAGCCGCTTTGCCAACTTGACCTACCTGAACCTGACCAAGAATGAAATCTCCTACATAGAAGATGGGGCCTTTTCTGCTCAGTTTAACTTGCAAGTCCTTCAAATGGGCTTCAACAAGTTGCGGAACTTGACAGAGGGGATCCTCAGGGGTTTAGGAAAGCTGCAGTACCTCTACCTCCAGGCAAACCTGATTGAGACTGTGACACCTAATGCCTTTTGGGAATGCCCCAACTTAGAGAATATTGACCTCTCCATGAACCGAATCCAGCAGTTAGATGGGTCTACGTTTGCCAGTTTAACTAAACTCACCACCTGTGAGTTGTACACAAACCCCTTCAACTGCTCATGTGAATTACTTGGTTTTGTCAAATGGCTCTCAGTTTTCCCAAACAGGACAAATGAGCGAATGGTTTGCGACTCCCCACCCGGGGTCTCTGGTTATAGCTTACTGAGCCAGATTCCTAACAATCCAAACTATCGAAATGCACTGTACATGCTTACCAAAGTGTGTACTGATGAATATGTAACACCATTTATAACTGTGCCCATTGAGTCAACAACACTACCACCAGACTCAACACTTTGTGGAATGGAAGACTGTCCATCAGGCACAGAACCAGAAGATACTACCATCAGTACACCTGAAAATGATGTTCAGGGAACCCCTCTGATGACAGTGAAGCAAGTAACACACACAGGTGCTATCATCACAGTTCAGATTCCTCATCCCTATAAGAAGATGTACATCTTGGTTCTTTATAACAACAGTTTTTTCACAGACATTCAAAACCTGAAAGATATAAAAGAGGACATTGAATTAAAAAACCTTAAACCCCACACCAACTACACATATTGTGTTGCTTCAATACGCAATTCTCTTAGACACAACCATACATGTCTGACAGTCTCTACTGACCCTCAAAATGGAAAGGATGTAACTGTGAAAAAGCCGAGTGCTACTCACTACATTATGACAATTTTGGGCTGCCTATTCAGCATGGTTATATTTCTTGGAGTTGTGTACTATTGCTTGCGAAGAAAGCGCCAACAAgatgaaaagcacaaaaaagcaggaagtttaaagaaaaacataatgGAACTTAAATATGGACAAGAGCTTGAGGGTGGGACTATATCTCGAATGTCGCAGAAGCAGTTGTTGGCGGGAGAGAGCATGGCACGTATGCCATACTTACCATCTGCAAGTGAAATGGAGCAATACAAATTTCAAGAGATAAGTGATACTCCTAAGATGATGAAAGGAAATTACATGGAGGTGCGAAGTGTGGATCACCATGACCGCCGGGAGTGTGATATGGGAATGGCTGGGAATAGTCAGGGATCAGTGGCAGAAATTTCCACAATTGCAAAAGAGGTGGATAAAGTCAATCAGATAATAAACAACTGCATAGATGCTTTAAAGTCAGAATCCACCTCTTTTCAAGGAGTGAAATCTGGAGCAGTATCCACTGCAGAGCCCCAGCTTGTACTAATATCAGAACACCCACAGAATAAATCTGGCCTTCTGTCTCCAGTGTATAAGGACAGCTACCATCACTCTCTGCAGAGACATCGGTCTTCTGATGTCTCTCCAAAGAGGCCCAGTACAGCCACAGGAGGACCCATGAGAAGCCCCAGGCCTTATCGCTCTGAATCCAAGTATATAGAGAAAACCTCCCCAACAGGAGAGACCATCCTCACTGTAACACCTGCTGCTGCCATCCTGAGGGCCGAGGCAGAAAAGATCCGTCAGTACAGCGCCCACCGACACTCCTATCCCGACGCTCAGATAGAGGAGCTCGAAGGACCTGACAGCCACAAGTCCTCCATGTTGGAGCCTCTCACTCACTCCCGCTCCAGAGACTTAGCATATTCGCAGATGTCCTCTCAGTACCACAATCTAAGCTATTCCTCCAGTCCTGAATACTACTGCAAACCTTCACATAGCATCTGGGAGCGTTTCAAACTCCATCGGAAACGGCATAAAGATGAGGAGTACATGGCTGCAGGGCATGCACTGCGTAAGAAAGTCCAGTTTGCAAAGGATGAGGACCTCCATGATATTTTAGACTACTGGAAAGGCGTATCATCCCAACATAAATCCTAA